AGAAGAAGAGTGTCCCACCGAGCGTGCCAGAAATTTGTACGCACCAAATTCCTCagtataaattaaatacacttagaatttgatacaaattacaaatatttaaatcaaagtggatttgatctcttcttttgacgtattccacacgaatacggaatcctctgattttagttgagtgcttcaaacaaattctactaatttgtaataaaatccagttggatttgagtgttggacttgaatttaggatttgattgtcggacttgagacttgatggaattctaagaattctggatttagagaacttgaatttcacttccgagacttgacttagacttgagacttgaaggaattctaagaattccggatttaaagaacttggacttttcacttccgagacttgacttggatttgagacttgaaggaattctaagaattccggatttagagaagaaatttgagagagtctttagatagtttctctctactcctcttctttttttttttttccaaatgagcttggtatttataggcaaagggagaagtggaatttacttatgtacccttggccttaacccttgacattaagggtattgtagagaaatcacttaatcaatgattatccctttaattttatttttattttatttgaatttgatttgatttgtatttatcttagattttatccatttaacaatattttgggcttcataaattattttaatttagagcccactattttatttaattgggctgcaaATTTTTTGTGTCTACAATTAGTATTTACATTATCTTAGAAGTtggcaaattaataaaaaataataataataaccacATTTACCTGCTAAATGTCGAACAAAACTTTGATAAATCTTTCAAGCATGAGCCAATGTAATGATTGCAGACCTTAACTTCCAAAAAATTACACTCTGCCTTAATTCATTTAGGTTTGCTTACATACGTGATTTAGACAATCTTTAATTGGTTTCATCTACTCTTATTTTCTTATGTTTATTCAATAATATCTCCGTTGTTTATTACATCATTTTATGGATTcacaaaatatatttgatttttattacGGGTGTAATTTAAAGTACTTCTAATGTCTTAGCATATTGAGAAAATGTATTATAGTTATTTGTTCTTTTATCTCACAATAATCTCTCTTTCTACAATTCAAGCTCTGCTAATCATCTTGTTAACAAAGTAATAACAAATTGACACACAACTTAATTTACCAAGTTAATTATGTGCCGCACGAAGctcgggcatgcaactagtgtGCTTATCATTTTGGtccattttgtgcttttgtaaTTGTGAGAGCAATTAAACTCATATTATTccacaaaagaaataaaaagaaataattgaatCTTAAACAATCCAAGTTAACTATGAAGTTTGGTCAAATGAAGTTTGGAGTTTTAACAAGCCAGATTCAATAAAGCCCACTGGGCTTGGTTCGTGAACGTCTTCACCAGAAGGCCAACGGTTAAGCTAATGAGGTGCGAATCCAGCCGGCAAAAGATTCTCGGGATGCATTTTGGAAGTATTATCATGTTTTCAATCTCTAGATAGTTTCTTCTATTTATTGGTCGATCAAAGAGTTAACACTTCCAAGGACTGTGTTTTGTGATTTGAGATCGTATCATACGACAATGGCAGGTCAGCCTGCAACTGGATCAGTCCACGACTTAATCGTTAAGGTTTCCCCTAATTTTACTCGTAGAATCCAAGTATAAGGGTTTCAGTTGTTGATCGTACAAATGCCCAATTTgttgtcacttttttttttcttgtttagaATTTACGGACTCTAAgcgtttttttgaaaaagaaatagtTCTTTGTGGGTAATTTTCAGGAAAAAAGTTAGTTCTTTGTGGGTAATTTTTTGCCTTTGATAAATGGAGCATTTGATTTTTAATTGCAGGATGCCAAGGGAAGTGATGTTGATCTCAGCAAGTTCAAGGGGAAAGTCCTGTTGATTGTTAATGTTGCATCTGAATGGTATGGTTTTGCTTTTCACTGATTTTCTCAgtgattaattttctttttgcatGCCTTCTATTCCTGTGCACTTTTGGGGGGTGTCtttcaaattttcatttaatcCAAAAGGCTAGGCTGATGGGTGGAGGTGAATTTAATCATTTAAACATACTCCAATTGTTTGTATGTGTTGTTTGGGGTTTCTGATAGAAAAATAGACATGAGAATATGAGATAATGATGTCAACATTTGCTAATAGTTAATTTTAATGTAAAACAGATTCCGTGCCCAAAACAAGGAATGGTGAATGCCTGTCTTCCAATTGTTTGATGACCCTTTGCCACCAAtagtatgtgtttttttttttactttcacctattttttataaaaattccTTTTTGTGCAGTGGCTTAACCAATTCGAATTACACAGAGCTGAGTCAGTTGTATGAGAAGTATAAGGATCAAGGTTTGCCTGAAGTACAAATTCTTGGCTGCTTTTTTGTGTGTATTATCATATATGTGAAGGatatgctagattagctttacTTTGACAGCTTGAGTGTTCGTATGTCCTATTTCTATAGAACTTCATGTGCCTCTGAGCGTATTTTTGAATATTGTATGCTGCTAATATTTTTAACGTAACTGGGTTACTTTATTGGTCTGTTCTTAGTGCAGTGTAAGGGGAAATGAACATAGTAGGATGTATACGATTACGAGTTATTTGAAAAACTGTGGTTTGATGATTCCTTCTGTTTCTTGTCGCTGTTGCttactttttgatttttgaaggcTTGGAAATTCTAGCATTCCCATGCAATCAGTTTGGAGCTCAGGAGCCAGGGAGCAATGAGCAGATTGTAGAGTTTGCTTGCACTCGCTTTAAGGCTGAGTTTCCCATTTTTGACAAGGTAGGGCCTAACTGTACTGATTTCTCTACTTTCTGATTTAATGAAGAAAttgttttcattgaaaaaaatttccCCTATATTTGGAATGAATTGCGTGGATAATCCTTGGCCTTGTAGTAAAGTTACTTCATCAGTCATCACAAACTAGGGTTATAGGTTCAAACCATGGAAACAGCCTCTACCTCTACCAAGATAAGGCTGTATATCTGCTCTTTTTTGGGAGGTGGAGAGTTGTGGATGGATAGGTACTCCTCACCCTTTATCTTAAACAGCTTACAGTTTGGAAGTCATGATCAGGTAGGAGCAAACTGATTGCAGGAGTATGCTTTCACTCTGCTCTGCGCTTGGCAATGGAGCTTTATTTTTCCATGTGCTAGGCCTAGGATCTTACTTGTGGAATGATTTAACCATTTATATAATTGGCATCGATGCATGGTTTTGTTTACTTAGTTACATGTTTATCATTTGGTAATACATCACCTCAGCATACTAGTGACTGGTTCTAGACAATAAAATATGTTAATAATCTGGTGGAAGGAACATTTTGAACTTTCAAGTAAAATCAAATTAGTAGTAAAAGAAGGAGCTTGTGGCCTAGTACTGGTAGTCAACCCCTTACTTCAGCACAAGTGCAAGGTCCAAGTGTCCACCTCCCTCAAAAAAGAATTTACTAATTTAGAATATATACTTCATTAacgggggaaaaaaaaggaagataaTCAGTATCCCACTGATTGCTAATTGTTTGCGCATAAGGCAACAGATACTACAGCAACTATAACTTTCATAGACTGAAACCTTAAATATTTCAATTCGATTTTAGTGAATTCATAGCATTCTGTTGATTCCTCTTGGTGTTAACAGTCGAGAAACTATGATACAGATGTATGTTATTGAGCTTCGGCCTTTCTTTTTGACATCTAAAAAAGGTTGGATTTCTTTTCATGTGAGGTTGTTTGTGGTAGATTGAAGTAAATGGTGAAAATTCATCTCCATTGTACAAATTCTTGAAGTCAGGCAATTATGGGATCTTTAAGGATGATATTCAGTGGAACTTCGCCAAGTTTTTGGTTGATAAAAACGGAAAAGTTGTTGGTCGCTATTACCCTACTGCTTCTCCTCTAAGCCTTGAGGTGACATCTTCTTTGCATTTTCGTTTATCTTTGCTCTTATTTATATATCCTATAGCGTCTTTCAATTGGTTTCTTCTCAGAAGCTCATTATTTAGCTATCCTTAACAACTTTTTTCGCAGCATGACATAAACAAGCTGTTGGCTGTTGCCTGAGCAATGAGACATGAAAGCTTGAGCTTGATCTGGGTCTTGTGGAACTTGAGCGTTTGAGATATGCGAGTCTATATGCCCTCTCTGTGGAACTATGTGATGTGATTTGTTTAATAATCAAGTTCCAGTCATTTGGTGTGGCGTTTTCTTAGTTCTTATGTAGTTTGCAAAGCACGAATGGCATTCACAATCTCTATTCTCCCTCTTTATCTTCTAACTTCTGGCAATGCATTGCTCTAATCACTCGAACCTCACCATCCCCTGCAATCCCTGAAATGTGGAATAACTGAATATGTGCTTGGGGtgagagaaattttttttctttctcgtcTCCACCATCAAATATTCAATAAAGCCACTTGGGAACTTTTCTCTGGAAAAGCTACTTGGGAATTAGAACAGAAACACAGAAAGCCACTTCTGCATTTGAAAAAGACGGTCGTTACCATTCTCTCTTATTTCATAATGTCTaagcaatttaaaattttatatgaaGTACAGAATCTTCTAAAATTACCTTATTAATATTTTGGAATAAATATAACCTTTCgtcatgggaaaaaaaaattacgatTGATAGAACTTGTTATCATCGAAAGATTGTCGCGTTTGAATTTCGTCACCGAACGTTCTAGTTCGCTTATCCTCCCATTGTGGAAATGTGTCACCAACCTTGTGGATTAGGTCAATCAAACTAATAATTCTGACACATTGTAAGTACATGTCCCCATTTAATCAAGTGGATTTGTGGATGAATTGAGCCTTACAGTAAATATATCTAGAACTATGCGGTCAAAAATAATACGGGTGTTAGAGCATCTCCCAAATGCCTAATTGCCATTTTGCATCTCCATTTGAACCAAATCAAGCATTCAACGGGAGATGCAAAAATGATGATTCACTTTCTTGGATTTTAAAATTGAtccaaaggagagagaaaagtagAAGATGCAAAATGGTAGGATACATGGTTTCAAATTTTGAATGGGTTAATTTAAATGTATTTGAGAAATGATTACTCATTTTGTTACATGGTTTAGAGTAGGTAACTTTATTGAGAAATCAAATGAGATATAAAAGCATTTTAGCAATAATCAAACGGGTGTTTTGATTACTTGATTATGTTACTAgcattggagatgctcttagAGGGAAACAAAAATTGCTATGATTTTctgtttaaaaaattatataaaacaaaatctCGTTCATTCTTTGTTATCTCTTCGATCACTTCCATCTTCTCCGCGATACCCCGCTTGCATGTAAAGACTCATAAAACTAGTTTTAACTCAATGATTGTCTAGTTACATATATTAAGAAAGAAACGTTTGATCAAATTCATAAAGAAGTCAGTATGCAACATTAACAAAACATGAGAATTTTTAGATTACAATTGTAATCATCGAAGAATTTATGGATGTGGTTTTTATAATGGAACATTTcattttggattatttttttatttttgacaaaCAACATATAAATAACCTTATAAAATTTTCCACTATTTATTTGACCCCCCACGATTCTAATCCTGGATCCGCTCCGGTTAAGTAGTACTATAGATATACCAGTGTTATATTATTGAACTATTGAAGTTTTAGTTGACCACTGATACAAATTCATTGACCTATGTGCTTATTAATTCcgcaattttataaaaaaatgatggaatagaaataaattaatatatatatatatatacacaacttTTGTATAGATTATACACTGTATATACATAATCTACGGGGACGTGCAAACAAATTATAGAGCACATAGTTGATGAAACAAATGCAATACGTGCCTTCATGTTCACAGAGTCAACCCATGCTTGGTAACAGAAGATGCAACCCCTCCTCTATTAGAGAAACATTCACCAAGcaaagcttttggacaaacaaTCTTAGCAAAAATGGCAATCTCCTTGTCCAGGAAGAAGTCTAAACAGCCCAAAAAAGTTAATGGAACAGGACTTTGCCTCGTTTTTCCATTCTTGTTGAAAATTTTGTACCAAATCCCTTTAGCAATTCTGCTTTTGATTCTTCTCTTGTTATGGTCATCCTCCGCCACCATCATCTCTGGCAACATTGTACATGTCTGCGTCTCCTCGCGCAAACTCAACGATCTTTATTGCCTCTCTGCAGGTACCCATCCAAACTTTGTGATTCCAATCCCAGAAATCAACAATAGCTCTACTGTTCCTACTACTGCCTCGCCCGATCAGAGTGTCGATTCTGTTGCTCCTACTACTGCCTCACCTGATCAGAGTGTCGATTCTGTACTAGTGGAGGACAACAGCAACAATGCCAATAGCTCAACTAGTCCTATTGCCTCCACAAAACTTGATGTCAATGTCGTTCAAAACATTGAGAACATTGTTGATGTTAAAGGGCATAGCGATGAGATTGTCAATTCAAAGAAGGCTGTGGAGGAGCAATTACAACTGCATCGGTCATGGTTATCGACAACGAATCCTGCTACGTGTGACGGGAGAGggatatatgtttataatttgCCATCAAAGTTCAACAAGGACTTGGTAGGTCAATGTGGTGATATGATGCCATGGACAAATTTTTGTACACATTTCAAGAATGAAGCGCTGGGTGAGCCCATAGAGAAGCTTGGCAAAAGCTGGTACTACACACACCAGTACTCATTGGAGTTGATATTTCACTCAAGGGTTTTGAAGCATCCTTGCAGGGTTTACAATGAAAACCAAGCCAAGCTCTTCTATGTTCCGTATTATGGCGGATTAGACATCCTGAGATGGCACTTCAAGAATGTCTCTAGTGATGTCAAGGACACTTTAGCACTTGACCTCATGAAGTGGCTTGGTCCCAAAAAGGCATGGATTCAAAATTCAGGTAAGGATCATGTCTTTGTGTTGGGTAAAATTTCATGGGATTTCAGAAGGACGAGTGAGGATTTATGGGGGACTAGATTGCTTGAGCTTGATCAAATGCAGAACCCAGTGAAGCTTTTGATCGAACGACAACCGTGGCATGTTAACGACATTGGAATCCCACATCCAACCTTCTTTCACCCACATTCAGATGATGACATTCTTGCATGGCAAATGAAAATCATTAGCGCAAATCGTAACCACCTCGCGAGTTTTGCAGGGGCAGCCAGACCAAATGCAGCAGAGAACATAAGGTCTATATTAATCAATCAGTGCATTTCAACAAACACTTCATCTACATGCCAGTTTCTGAATTGTAATTCAGGTGGGTGTGATCAACCCCAGTCCGTTATCTCGCTATTCATGGAATCAGAATTCTGCTTACAACCTCCTGGAGATAGTCCAACA
This DNA window, taken from Tripterygium wilfordii isolate XIE 37 chromosome 20, ASM1340144v1, whole genome shotgun sequence, encodes the following:
- the LOC119986636 gene encoding probable phospholipid hydroperoxide glutathione peroxidase — protein: MAGQPATGSVHDLIVKDAKGSDVDLSKFKGKVLLIVNVASECGLTNSNYTELSQLYEKYKDQGLEILAFPCNQFGAQEPGSNEQIVEFACTRFKAEFPIFDKIEVNGENSSPLYKFLKSGNYGIFKDDIQWNFAKFLVDKNGKVVGRYYPTASPLSLEHDINKLLAVA
- the LOC119986416 gene encoding xyloglucan-specific galacturonosyltransferase 1; the protein is MAISLSRKKSKQPKKVNGTGLCLVFPFLLKILYQIPLAILLLILLLLWSSSATIISGNIVHVCVSSRKLNDLYCLSAGTHPNFVIPIPEINNSSTVPTTASPDQSVDSVAPTTASPDQSVDSVLVEDNSNNANSSTSPIASTKLDVNVVQNIENIVDVKGHSDEIVNSKKAVEEQLQLHRSWLSTTNPATCDGRGIYVYNLPSKFNKDLVGQCGDMMPWTNFCTHFKNEALGEPIEKLGKSWYYTHQYSLELIFHSRVLKHPCRVYNENQAKLFYVPYYGGLDILRWHFKNVSSDVKDTLALDLMKWLGPKKAWIQNSGKDHVFVLGKISWDFRRTSEDLWGTRLLELDQMQNPVKLLIERQPWHVNDIGIPHPTFFHPHSDDDILAWQMKIISANRNHLASFAGAARPNAAENIRSILINQCISTNTSSTCQFLNCNSGGCDQPQSVISLFMESEFCLQPPGDSPTRKSVFDSLIAGCIPVLFDPFTAYYQYPWHLPEDHSKYSVFTDQEEVREMKVNVMERLMKISKRERDDMRRYIVYELLPGLVYADSSSQLEKFQDAFSITMNNLVERVNRLD